The Halotia branconii CENA392 region AATTCGTTTTGGCATGACTCATCTTTGCGCTCCCTGCTTTTATCGTAAGCGATTATCCGGACATGATATAACTTGATGAAATTGGCATAATCTAGAGCGATTATAATGTTAGTTTTTTAAGGTACTTGGGCAGTATAAAGTACCAAAAAAAACGAGTCTGACATTAGCGATGTTTAAAATTAAATTATTAGGATCTACTGCCCTTAAAGATTTACAGCACCGCCATATAAGAGCGATTGCTGCTTTAATTCTAATTAGTTTATTGACTTCATGGAGTGGATTACCATCTCACCATGCCATATCTAACTGCTGGGAAGGCTTATTGTGGGGAATAGCTAATCCAGTCATTGGCTTGGATCGTTTAACCAGCATTGTTGCTGTTGGGTTCCTCTCGGCTAGGATGATTTATAGTACTTTGATTGCTAGCTGGTTTATTTTAGCAACAGTCTTAGGAACAGTACTGCATTTATACCAGTTCAATTTACTAGGTGCGGAAATAGCGATCGCTATTTCTAGCATTGCCTTTGGCGTTATATTGTTGATGCCAAATCAATTTCACTGGTTGATCGTTGCATTATTAGGAATAATGGCTGGTTTGTTTCAAGGTTACAGCAATGGTCAGTCAATTGTTGGGCTAGATATGATGCCATTGCTTGCTTATATTTTTGGTGTTACCTTGACTCAGTATGCAGTTGTGATGAGTGCTAAAACAATTAGCAATTCAATCAGCCAAAATAAAATAAATGAATTTTTAACAAGGATAATTTATTTTGTCGGCTTCGCTTTCTGTGCGATCGGAATTGTGTTTCTGAAAAACTCAATCAACTAAATCAATTATTTAGTTATGTCACTGTTAATAGTTTAGTTATTTATACCATTAACAGTGAAGTCGTTAGAAAGCTCCGATACGTCCAAAGATGATGTAGAAAGTTTTTCCAATCAATAATAAATCGTAAAATTGATGCCAATTACTTTGATACTGCAAGTCTAAATCAACTATTTGTTCAAAATCTTTCACTTGAGAGCGACCGTTAACTTGCCATTCACCAGTTAATCCGGGTTTGACATTTAAACGTTGCCAGTGACGTTTTGTGTATTTTATCACTTCATCTTTGGTAGGTGGACGTGTTCCGACTAAACTCATTTCACCTACAAGCACATTCCAAAACTGAGGTAATTCATCTAAGCTAGTGCTTCG contains the following coding sequences:
- a CDS encoding HupE/UreJ family protein, with amino-acid sequence MFKIKLLGSTALKDLQHRHIRAIAALILISLLTSWSGLPSHHAISNCWEGLLWGIANPVIGLDRLTSIVAVGFLSARMIYSTLIASWFILATVLGTVLHLYQFNLLGAEIAIAISSIAFGVILLMPNQFHWLIVALLGIMAGLFQGYSNGQSIVGLDMMPLLAYIFGVTLTQYAVVMSAKTISNSISQNKINEFLTRIIYFVGFAFCAIGIVFLKNSIN